Below is a window of Nostoc sp. KVJ3 DNA.
CACCTGCACTACCTGCATCAATATATTTTCCTTTTAGTAAGGGATTAGGCAGTTTTCGCTTGGGTACAAAGGGATAAGCAATTTCTGATAATTCCCAATTAATATCATGGTTTCCAGGAACTATAACAATGCGGCTAGGGTCAAGCCCGTAACGTTTAACCAGTTTATCAACCAGTTCAAAAGCTGCATCGTATTCCTCTTGTGTTGAACGATTGGCGATATCGCCGGAAATTACCAAGTAGTTAAGCTGTTTTACTTTAAGATTTTGGGTCAGGTCAGTAGCCAGTTGCGTAAAGTAGCGTTGTGCTTGCGCTGTAGTCCCTAAATGAATATCGGATAGGTGGAGAATGCGTATTTGCTTGTCTGCATTGTTCATGTATATTTCTTTATCATGGTAGAATGCGTTAACTTCTGCTTCAGTTCGTTTTTCTACTGTAGTCCTTAGTTCTTGTTGTTTTTCAGTATACGCTCTGTCACTGCGGTATTTTTCCTCTATACTGCGAGGAATCAGTACATTTGTGTCGCAGTACTGGCAGGGAATTTCTAGCTTTCCAGCCTTTACACGTATTTCAATCGCTTCTCTATTTGTAACTTCTTTGCCGCATTCAGCATTGGAACAGTAGAGGCGAATGCGCTCTTGCACATTAATGCCTTTAATGTGCAAGTGATTGGTAATAAAACGGATAAATGTAACCCGGTCAAAGTCACTAACTCCAGGATAAAAGTAAATCTCTAGTTCCCCAGTGCCTTCTGATACTTGTTTCATAGCAAAGCCGAGACGATGTTCATTCCGCGAAAACTCGGCTGCATACTTCCAAAGGTTTTCTCGTTGAAAGTCTTTGGTATAGCTGAGGCAGACGACCAGAGACGCATAAATTGCTTCGATACTACCTGAAAACTCATAAGTAACTTCCGTTGGCGGGTGAAGCTTATCAACAAACCGATGTAATACATTAAAGTGGCTAGGAAAGATTAGTCGCCCTAACTCTCGAAAAGCTAAGTTATAACTGATAAATAGCTCGACAGTTGATTCTAATACTAATTTTTCTTCTACCAGAGGTAAACGCTCTTCCCTTGAAAATCCATCAAAAGAAAAATTGGCGCAAACTACATCTCGCTCAAGAATTGAGCCAATCCCCTCTGGGTGATTACGAGCGGCTTTGATAATAGAGGAAGCATATTGGTTGATCAATTCAGGCCGCAGCAAAACCATTTGCATATTTGGGGTAGGAGCCAGACGGTAAACCAACCCCCGTGCTTGTAACAAACTGATTACTGTATCAATCTCTGCTTGGGTAGGTGAGCGTTCTATGTAACGCAGATCAACCTCCTGTGTTACGCGTTCTACTAATATTAATGTATCTTCTGCTTCTTTGCGCTCTAGTAAAAACTCACGGATTACTTGAAATAGCCTTGGTGTTGTAGTACGAGGCAGTTTATCCCAAGGAATTGCTGCAATAATTTGCTGTAATAACTGTTCTACTCCCTCCCCAGTTTTGGCGGAACTTCGGAAGTAGCCATCTAAACCATACTCACCTATAAATTGATTAATTTCGCGTTGGTCTACTGTAACAGGACTAACATCACAACGAGCAGAAATTAAATATTTAAGGGCATTGGTTGGAGCTATTTTTTTCAAAACCTTTGCCCAATACGGTATTCCTCGAAAAGGCTCGGCTGTATTAGAGCAGTCAAATAATAAAAGGGCTACATCGGTATCGTCTAAAAAAAGCTGATGAACTAAATGATAGTCAGGCTGTCCTGCTAAGTCCCAAAGAGTTAATTCTGCATTTATATTTTCCTGATTTTCATCTAAAATTGATTTTTGAGCAACGGGAAATTGCCAAAACTGCGCTCCATGAGTTGATTCAGTCTTGCGAAATTCTTTTTCTGCAAGACGAATACCAAGCCCTGATTTACCAACTCCACTTTCCCCAAGTAAAACAGCTTTAGCATTAATATAATAAACAATACTTTCTTGAGAAGAAGCTTTACTATTTAGAAAATTGGAAGAACTCTCTGTAGTCTGACGTTCTAAAATCCAAATATTTATCGCAGCACCTTCTTGAACTGGAGTAGCTAAAAAAAGTGAGTTTGGATGAAAAGCTAAAACTGATGGCCAGCTTTGAGAACTATGTACTGAACCTGATATACTTGCAATCTCTTTCCATAAATTACAATCCCAAAGTCGAATAATACCATCTACTGAGATTGAAGCAAGAAATTCATTATTTTTAGAAAAACAAATATTACTTATTGCACTTACATGCCCTTCAAGTGTAATAATATGTTTGTATGTTTTTCCATCCCAAATCCTTATAGTTTTATCAGAAGATGCTACAGCTATAAATAAAGAATTATTAGACCAATCTACACTATAAATTGAGCCAAAAGAATCTTTATTAGTAAGAATATTTATACAATTTAAGCCTTTAGTATCCCATAGCCGAACAGTTCCATCATCAGCACCAGAAACAATAAATTGACCATCTGGAGACCAGGCTACTCCTTTAACCCAGTTTGTATGTCCTTCAAATCGACACAAAGGTTGTCCAGTTTCTGTCGCCCAAAGCCACACACCTTGATCGCTGGAACATGACACTATCTGTTTTCCATTAGGAGACCATGCTATATCCCGAATCCAGTCAGAATGTCCAATTAATCTTTGCTCTAATCTATCCTGTTTAATATTCCAGATTTGTATAATCCTAGTACTACCTCCTATTGCAATATATTTTCCATTAGGAGACCATGCTATGCTTAAAATCCGCTCATTAAAGCATTTTATAGTTTGGATAATCTTTCCACTTTCTAAGCTCCATAAATAGATATCTCCAATACTAGAAGCAGCAGCAATATATTTTCCATTAGGAGACCATGTAGCTCGATATATAGCATCTTTAGCTTCTTGAAGATTTTCACTACTTAATATTTTAAAATCTTTTAAACTTAACATCATGCTTTACATATAAATAAACAATATAAACTTCTGAATTAGCAAAATAGTAGTTAATTTAGTGCCAATGTACTGATTATAATAATTATTAATTAAATCTAATCATTGTTAAGAGTTTGATGCCATGACTTTAATCGTTCTCCTGTTACTATGCCTTCATTCAGGTGATAAACTCCTGATAACTCCAATCTCCCATGCCACTCCTGATGATTCCCACCAATTAGTTGACGTTCTCCTAATACAGTCCAGATTATATCAAGTCCATTTTCAGCTAAAAATCTGATAAGTTTTTCTTTTGAAATTAAACACGCACTTGATCCTGCTTCTTCAACTAATGGGTTAAACGCTACAAGCTCATTTACAGAATCTACAAAATTAAACCTGCCACCTGACCATCGGATTCCCATGTTTTTAATTAGCCAAGCAGATGGCATCAAAGCTGAAATAGTGCCATCAATTGAGCAATCGAATGTAGAAATTTCACGTAAATACTCGGTTGTTGTAACAACACTAGCACCTGGTAAGTCATCTTCAAATTTACTATGACTAATCCAATCCTGGTGATTATTTAATGCTTTACATGATGAAGCCCAAGGAAACTCACCAACAAAAACATCAAGCATCTGCTCTGACTTTGGCATCCATCTTCCCATAAAATTTTTATCACTGAACCATTGCAATATCTTACTCTTGTCCTCTTGATGAACTATATAGCTTCGTAACTGAAACCACATATCTCGTCGCAAACTATGATAAGGTTCTTCTTCAATGGGGCCTTCTTCAGTCCATCGATAGTGTCCTTCGAGGGAAAGCCAAACTGTCTCATCACTTGATCGAGTTACTTCAATTAGCTGGCATGGATTAGGAGAATCACTTTCTTGTGTTATCCAATTAATTTGCTCCTGTTTATCAGCGTGATCAAAAATGTATGGGACTGGTTGCCACCATACAGATGTTTTCTCTTGGACTTCCTGTTCTGATAATTGGCGTACTAAAAGTGAAGGGTCAATATCCCGTGTACCAGAATCTAGCTGCCAAGGGCCATCGTATTGTTGAGGAGATTCATTTAATGAAGAACTACCAATAAATTCAAAATTATCGGCAACATAAGCTAGAAACTGATGATAGGCTATCCATTGATATTTTTTACTTATTCTTTCTGGGGTTTTTCTTTCACCATAACTGTAACGATCTAGCGTGCGTTCAAACTGCCCAAATCTATCAACTGTCCAACCGAAATCAAAAACTATCTTTAGAATCCAAGATTGGACAAGTGATAAATCAAACCGGAATTCATTTCCTTTTGAATCTTGGATGTGAGGTAAAACAAATCTATTGAAGTTTTCTTTCTTTTTCTTACCTATTGTTCTCAAAAATCTGTTTTGTTCACTTATAAGTATGCTGTTTAATTCATCAGAAGAAAACTCTGCTTGAAAATATTCAATCTGTTTAGCTGTATCTAGACGTTTACAGAGTCTAACAGATGACTGTGTTTTCTCGTATCTTTCCCATGAATTTTTTTGTTTTTTCGTCAAAGAGTCTATAAATTCATTATACTTTTGCTGCCTAGTTGCAAGTATTTGCTTCCTACCTGGCTCTCCCAAACGACAGGAAGACCATTCAAAATCGCCATGATTTGTACCTATGACATATCTTGCAAAATCTCCATGTCCCATTACTGAATTATATAAACCCCACTGCGACCAGTCACGGTCATCCATACCTTCCCAAGTTTCACCGTAAGGTTCTAATTCTTCCTTGGTAGGAATATCAACAAGCCAAGGAGTTTGGTATGGTGGGCGACAGCGCTCAATATCTACACTTTGCGGAAGGATTCCACGATGCTTTGCAACTTCGATAACTCCACGAGCATAATCACGTAAAAGTATGTGTGCTGGTGGTGTGCCGTTCTTAAATACCCATTCGTAAACTTTACCAGCTAGTTCTTGCACTCCACTAGCCTTATCACTGAGCATAGCCACACCGTAAGCTACAGCATAAAGGCGTTCCCATACATAGAGGTCATTAACGTTGATAAATCGCTCAATTACCTGTACCAAAACTTGAGGTCTTGGGTAAAGCATTGAAACTAGGGCTTTAGTTGCGCGATCGCGAACATAACGATGAGAGGTAGTTAAAAACCATACCAACGCAACAGCACATAGTTCAATCGCTTCATCAGAAATATGTGTTTTTTCAGCTTCCCATGCCCATTCCAGTAAACGGTCAACAGAGCCACGTTCTTCATATTGTGAAGACAGATAGATAGACCACCATTCGTCACGCTCAGGCATTTCAAGGCTCAGAAGGTGGTTATGAAGGAATTTAGCGTTGAAGGGATGGGCTGGATCTGCCGCAACTGTCAGTAGTAAATTGTACACAGCTTCTTCGCAACCCTCTTGACTAAATATCTCATTGAGATAGTCTTTGGTTACATTAGTTACCTTAGTAGGGTTACGCCAGATAATACTTTGAAGAAAGGCACGCTGCACAACATCCCATACGTTTCCCTGTGGAGCTAATTCTACTAATTCTTGCCCAATTTGTTCTGGTAATTGGATACTAAGAGCTTCAATCCAACCACTGTAGCGCCAAGTTTCCCAATCATTAGCCAGCATTTTTCCTAGTGGTTGATTGGGATTAAATG
It encodes the following:
- a CDS encoding metallophosphoesterase — its product is MMLSLKDFKILSSENLQEAKDAIYRATWSPNGKYIAAASSIGDIYLWSLESGKIIQTIKCFNERILSIAWSPNGKYIAIGGSTRIIQIWNIKQDRLEQRLIGHSDWIRDIAWSPNGKQIVSCSSDQGVWLWATETGQPLCRFEGHTNWVKGVAWSPDGQFIVSGADDGTVRLWDTKGLNCINILTNKDSFGSIYSVDWSNNSLFIAVASSDKTIRIWDGKTYKHIITLEGHVSAISNICFSKNNEFLASISVDGIIRLWDCNLWKEIASISGSVHSSQSWPSVLAFHPNSLFLATPVQEGAAINIWILERQTTESSSNFLNSKASSQESIVYYINAKAVLLGESGVGKSGLGIRLAEKEFRKTESTHGAQFWQFPVAQKSILDENQENINAELTLWDLAGQPDYHLVHQLFLDDTDVALLLFDCSNTAEPFRGIPYWAKVLKKIAPTNALKYLISARCDVSPVTVDQREINQFIGEYGLDGYFRSSAKTGEGVEQLLQQIIAAIPWDKLPRTTTPRLFQVIREFLLERKEAEDTLILVERVTQEVDLRYIERSPTQAEIDTVISLLQARGLVYRLAPTPNMQMVLLRPELINQYASSIIKAARNHPEGIGSILERDVVCANFSFDGFSREERLPLVEEKLVLESTVELFISYNLAFRELGRLIFPSHFNVLHRFVDKLHPPTEVTYEFSGSIEAIYASLVVCLSYTKDFQRENLWKYAAEFSRNEHRLGFAMKQVSEGTGELEIYFYPGVSDFDRVTFIRFITNHLHIKGINVQERIRLYCSNAECGKEVTNREAIEIRVKAGKLEIPCQYCDTNVLIPRSIEEKYRSDRAYTEKQQELRTTVEKRTEAEVNAFYHDKEIYMNNADKQIRILHLSDIHLGTTAQAQRYFTQLATDLTQNLKVKQLNYLVISGDIANRSTQEEYDAAFELVDKLVKRYGLDPSRIVIVPGNHDINWELSEIAYPFVPKRKLPNPLLKGKYIDAGSAGALICDENEYKKRFDYFSDRFYKKIYSKYYPQEYDQQAIIHLCAEDKILFLGLNSCWEIDHEYKDRAGIHPNAIANALDQILTGKYDDWLKIAVWHHPVHSSESMKNTAFLEQLAVNGFQVGIHGHIHEAKDENFQYDARRGLKIIAAGTFGAPAKEQVTGIPLQYNLLTLDPESGVMTVETRKKEKADGAWSADARWSDKNNPVPRYEIKLRYGTGSKTDNSSNHPKASTQANSSNSQQSIFGGNIQVGGNITVGNITQNNHSGITSQPLKRTILILASSPSNTARLRLDKEVREIDEGLRRAKQREQFSLQQRWAVRPDDLRRALLDFNPQIVHFCGHGSGDKGLVLENDAGNAQFVPTNALASLFELFANQGVECIILNACYAEVQADAISQHINYVVGMSDEISDNAAIKFAVGFYDALGAGRSYNDAYKFGCNAIALEGIPEELTPVLKKKTR
- the avs2 gene encoding AVAST type 2 anti-phage system protein Avs2, whose protein sequence is MSNDQSGENQQPNIQQEMLNNLNVDGDLTVENATQNIYFTPPPPELTINGMRLHFQEVQASAGARYTPKIHVDLPEAWVFEGLGRTDKFFDRIQNLYGQLSRKSKKLHPSGDTERKFPEIATLLNILGQKASTLAVELKQIDRDTFTPIDFPSLAILTQEVETAAYSSYEASRQAESSSEATETTQAPQNHGCTRSRKELLGGIRHNIFQLQQVLREILSLVTSDSAEAANKKAFLLLGEAGTGKTHLFCDVAKCRLDDSLPTIILLGQHFNSSESWTQIMQRLHLPFCDRNEFLGALDATAQARGRRALILIDALNEGDSKRLWRDELAGIVSVLNNYPRLGLAVSCRTSYERIVIPDGLIPEKLISVYHRGFDNHEYIATRTFFDHYGIERPNIPLLVPEFSNPLFLKIFCEGLAKRKLTRIPRGLKGITAILNFFVDTVHDILWKRLDYDDKTNLIRLAVEQLACHMAETGQPWIDRGEAKKIVNQILPTTGHQQTLFNNLLNEGLLSEDLVYIYSNEDDSEPQHIDTVKFPYEKFSDHLIVRYLLNKHLDKNNPVASFNPNQPLGKMLANDWETWRYSGWIEALSIQLPEQIGQELVELAPQGNVWDVVQRAFLQSIIWRNPTKVTNVTKDYLNEIFSQEGCEEAVYNLLLTVAADPAHPFNAKFLHNHLLSLEMPERDEWWSIYLSSQYEERGSVDRLLEWAWEAEKTHISDEAIELCAVALVWFLTTSHRYVRDRATKALVSMLYPRPQVLVQVIERFINVNDLYVWERLYAVAYGVAMLSDKASGVQELAGKVYEWVFKNGTPPAHILLRDYARGVIEVAKHRGILPQSVDIERCRPPYQTPWLVDIPTKEELEPYGETWEGMDDRDWSQWGLYNSVMGHGDFARYVIGTNHGDFEWSSCRLGEPGRKQILATRQQKYNEFIDSLTKKQKNSWERYEKTQSSVRLCKRLDTAKQIEYFQAEFSSDELNSILISEQNRFLRTIGKKKKENFNRFVLPHIQDSKGNEFRFDLSLVQSWILKIVFDFGWTVDRFGQFERTLDRYSYGERKTPERISKKYQWIAYHQFLAYVADNFEFIGSSSLNESPQQYDGPWQLDSGTRDIDPSLLVRQLSEQEVQEKTSVWWQPVPYIFDHADKQEQINWITQESDSPNPCQLIEVTRSSDETVWLSLEGHYRWTEEGPIEEEPYHSLRRDMWFQLRSYIVHQEDKSKILQWFSDKNFMGRWMPKSEQMLDVFVGEFPWASSCKALNNHQDWISHSKFEDDLPGASVVTTTEYLREISTFDCSIDGTISALMPSAWLIKNMGIRWSGGRFNFVDSVNELVAFNPLVEEAGSSACLISKEKLIRFLAENGLDIIWTVLGERQLIGGNHQEWHGRLELSGVYHLNEGIVTGERLKSWHQTLNND